One part of the Etheostoma spectabile isolate EspeVRDwgs_2016 unplaced genomic scaffold, UIUC_Espe_1.0 scaffold00006248, whole genome shotgun sequence genome encodes these proteins:
- the LOC116677961 gene encoding paraneoplastic antigen Ma1 homolog, with protein sequence MDFQAVKAELVTELSEWCQGESLDEDQVLLAVVPQGCEIEEIEATLQTVKALGRVRVRGRRANSKLDKLTVLCEFKEKVDSMAVPLEVIHPISQEVWPIIRGSALPAPGYQPQTSTNVQGETLLTSGSAESIIRAVGDVLSRAEKSSGEGTSYRRMRIFSGTLPTPAGEETLDHWLEQAWLMVEESECSGKEKRRRIMESLRGPALAVVKAVRTAEADITPSKCLEAIESAFGTTESGEDLYFEFRLLRQEKVEKLSSFLRRIEQSLTKVVNKGAYLSVVWTLPEWSSYFEEPYTQTLC encoded by the coding sequence ATGGACTTTCAGGCAGTGAAGGCAGAACTAGTGACTGAGCTTAGTGAATGGTGCCAAGGTGAATCCCTTGACGAAGACCAAGTACTGCTAGCAGTTGTTCCCCAAGGATGTGAAATCGAAGAAATTGAAGCAACCCTGCAAACTGTCAAAGCCTTAGGACGAGTACGAGTTCGTGGCAGAAGAGCCAATTCAAAATTGGACAAATTAACAGTCTTGTGTGAATTTAAGGAAAAGGTTGATTCTATGGCAGTTCCATTAGAAGTCATACACCCCATTTCCCAAGAGGTTTGGCCCATCATCAGGGGGTCTGCCCTCCCAGCTCCAGGTTACCAGCCTCAGACCTCCACGAATGTTCAGGGTGAGACACTGTTAACAAGTGGCTCTGCTGAGTCCATCATACGGGCGGTTGGGGATGTGTTGTCCAGAGCAGAGAAGTCTTCAGGTGAAGGCACTAGCTATCGTCGTATGCGGATATTCTCTGGCACACTACCAACTCCTGCTGGAGAAGAAACATTGGATCATTGGCTGGAACAGGCTTGGCTGATGGTTGAGGAGAGTGAGTGttctggaaaagaaaaacgtAGGCGGATCATGGAAAGCCTTCGTGGACCTGCTCTGGCAGTGGTAAAAGCAGTGCGGACCGCTGAGGCTGATATTACCCCTTCTAAATGTTTAGAGGCAATTGAAAGTGCCTTCGGTACCACTGAGTCAGGTGAAGACCTTTACTTTGAGTTTAGGCTATTGCGGCAAGAGAAAGTGGAGAAACTGTCATCATTCTTGAGGCGCATAGAGCAGTCTCTGACCAAAGTTGTTAATAAAGGGGCATACCTGTCAGTCGTATGGACACTGCCAGAGTGGAGCAGCTACTTCGAGGAGCCATATACTCAGACCTTATGCTAG